From the genome of Archaeoglobus neptunius, one region includes:
- a CDS encoding DVU0298 family protein: protein MSIEELLKSGEFNRIRKISRLVSFLYHPDELLRFRAAEALGVMCKGSKARNYILRLFWHLSDESGAYCVGAPLGIAEIGRNNPEIFEGFKNKYVSLLDDWEVERKYVAYGIGRTARIIRNAFPNPAEKLKEKIEEIESAEFRAYAIWALKKLGESIPHVVSLPEDAVRFYDGKNVVEMSWKKFVETFILQESPEDTS, encoded by the coding sequence ATGAGCATTGAAGAGCTGCTGAAAAGTGGGGAATTCAATAGAATAAGGAAAATATCCCGTCTGGTATCTTTTTTATACCATCCAGATGAGCTGCTGAGGTTCAGAGCTGCTGAGGCCCTTGGCGTTATGTGTAAGGGCAGCAAGGCAAGAAACTACATTCTGAGACTTTTCTGGCACCTCAGCGACGAAAGTGGAGCCTACTGCGTTGGCGCACCTCTCGGTATAGCGGAGATCGGAAGGAACAATCCGGAGATTTTTGAGGGATTCAAAAACAAGTACGTTTCCCTGCTCGATGACTGGGAGGTTGAAAGAAAATATGTGGCTTATGGAATCGGCAGAACGGCCAGGATCATCAGAAATGCTTTTCCAAATCCGGCAGAAAAGCTGAAAGAGAAGATTGAAGAGATCGAGAGCGCCGAATTCAGAGCTTATGCAATATGGGCACTCAAAAAGCTCGGTGAGAGTATCCCGCATGTAGTATCTCTCCCTGAGGATGCCGTCAGATTTTACGATGGAAAGAATGTGGTTGAAATGAGCTGGAAAAAATTTGTGGAAACCTTCATTCTTCAGGAATCTCCGGAAGATACCTCTTAA
- the rbr gene encoding rubrerythrin — MGTLENLVKAFMGESMARNRYTFYAKVAKNEGYVFIQRVFLETAENEKEHAENLLKFIQQLRGDKEEIVVDRAGAPVVWGTTVDNLKAAIAGEHYENTEMYPNFADEAEKEGYKDIAAKLRAIGVAEKHHEERYRRLLDEIEKGTFFKRDTETAWVCLECGYVHYGTEPPEECPSCGHPRAYYVAQDLLSL, encoded by the coding sequence ATGGGAACGCTCGAAAATTTGGTTAAGGCCTTTATGGGAGAAAGCATGGCGAGAAATCGCTACACCTTCTATGCGAAGGTGGCGAAGAATGAAGGATACGTTTTCATTCAGCGGGTATTTCTGGAAACGGCCGAGAACGAGAAAGAGCATGCCGAAAATCTGCTTAAATTCATTCAACAGTTGAGAGGAGATAAGGAAGAGATTGTAGTGGACCGGGCCGGAGCTCCTGTAGTGTGGGGAACGACGGTAGACAACCTGAAGGCTGCTATTGCCGGAGAACACTACGAAAACACCGAGATGTACCCGAACTTTGCCGATGAGGCGGAAAAAGAGGGGTACAAGGATATAGCAGCTAAGCTGAGAGCAATTGGGGTGGCTGAGAAGCATCACGAAGAAAGATACCGCAGACTGCTTGATGAAATTGAAAAAGGTACATTCTTCAAGAGAGATACGGAGACGGCGTGGGTCTGTCTTGAGTGCGGGTATGTCCACTACGGCACGGAGCCGCCTGAGGAGTGTCCTAGCTGCGGACATCCGAGGGCCTACTACGTTGCCCAGGACTTGCTTTCTCTTTAA
- a CDS encoding rubrerythrin family protein, translating to MDTPKNLIKGYIGESLAISRYQIYSSIAENEKYIYVSKFFREVIENEKKHAEIFANFIKKLDVEASEVEIRAPIKFGTTAENLQYAVEGERWEAEEFYPLTAETAEREGFREIAERVKTLASVEEQHRKKFAKLLELVETGKMFKRDEEVEWMCLVCGYTERGQEPPKVCPNCGAMYYHFVSKDILAL from the coding sequence GGTATCAGATATATTCTAGTATAGCTGAGAATGAGAAATACATCTACGTTTCGAAATTTTTCAGAGAGGTTATTGAGAACGAGAAGAAACATGCAGAAATTTTTGCAAACTTCATAAAAAAGCTGGATGTTGAGGCCTCCGAAGTTGAGATCAGGGCCCCCATAAAATTCGGTACCACAGCCGAAAACTTACAGTATGCTGTTGAGGGGGAAAGATGGGAAGCTGAGGAATTTTACCCGCTGACTGCGGAGACAGCGGAAAGGGAGGGATTCAGAGAGATAGCAGAAAGGGTTAAGACTCTCGCCAGTGTTGAGGAGCAGCACCGGAAAAAGTTCGCAAAACTTCTTGAACTTGTTGAAACGGGAAAGATGTTCAAAAGAGATGAGGAGGTTGAGTGGATGTGTCTTGTATGCGGTTACACGGAGAGGGGGCAGGAGCCGCCAAAAGTTTGCCCCAACTGCGGGGCCATGTACTACCATTTCGTTTCGAAAGATATTCTTGCTTTGTGA
- a CDS encoding flavin reductase family protein — MSYGVYIVTSAKDGNFAGQIANTVFQVTSNPVKIAACLNKENVTHRFVDGSKTFGVTVLELETPLEFIGRFGFRKSDDFNKFEGINYKIGKTGVPLVTDHAIAVIEVRVIDSCDVGTHTLFIGEVVDAELVKDAEVLTYADYQLIKKGKTPRTATVYFEK; from the coding sequence ATGAGCTACGGTGTATACATTGTAACATCAGCAAAGGATGGAAACTTTGCGGGACAGATAGCCAACACCGTGTTTCAGGTTACCAGCAACCCGGTAAAAATTGCAGCATGTCTGAACAAGGAGAACGTAACCCACAGGTTTGTTGATGGAAGCAAAACCTTCGGCGTAACAGTTCTTGAGCTGGAAACGCCACTAGAGTTCATAGGAAGATTCGGCTTCAGGAAAAGTGATGATTTCAACAAATTTGAGGGAATAAACTATAAAATTGGAAAGACTGGAGTTCCGCTGGTTACAGACCATGCCATCGCCGTAATAGAGGTCAGAGTTATTGATAGCTGCGATGTTGGAACCCATACCCTGTTCATAGGAGAGGTTGTCGACGCGGAACTGGTGAAGGATGCTGAGGTTCTCACGTATGCAGACTACCAGTTGATAAAGAAGGGCAAAACACCGAGAACGGCAACAGTGTATTTCGAAAAATGA
- a CDS encoding cytochrome ubiquinol oxidase subunit I, with protein MNAVITGFSVLGLAVLIHIILVSITLGTGWISAFARLMAYREDDAYLEFFARRVFKILVIFELFSGVWGTIITVFLAGFFPSLTALATNVLFTPILIALIGIMIRIPSIGIFWYTWGKVSPRYHSAIGMIMAVSGFAIPFGFRTIFAEINHPTAVADYLAGVKVVAWNAYLNPTFWILYLHTIFAALSVGGFVVAYLMAMEKDKRGSRIGYRYGLVFLAVQIPIGIIYWASLADSSPYIFSTVTFGHFIPVLTAKVTVVLALLVLSLMCFIKSDQEALNYAKYTAILSLTAVFLGELMNSGARYPYMVVTGEKGLLASDFFNFYIVMPMVAVTVIVAFLFVSIAVFLTAMFYALFKRYLPEIPEE; from the coding sequence ATGAATGCAGTGATCACCGGTTTTTCTGTTCTCGGACTGGCGGTGCTGATTCATATCATTCTTGTTTCAATCACGCTTGGAACCGGCTGGATATCGGCTTTCGCAAGGCTAATGGCATACAGGGAAGATGATGCGTACCTTGAGTTCTTTGCAAGAAGGGTTTTCAAGATTCTTGTTATATTCGAATTGTTCTCAGGCGTGTGGGGGACGATAATAACGGTATTTCTTGCTGGCTTCTTTCCATCACTCACGGCCCTCGCAACGAATGTTCTTTTTACACCAATACTCATTGCTTTAATCGGCATAATGATCAGAATTCCAAGCATAGGGATTTTCTGGTACACCTGGGGGAAAGTGAGCCCCAGATATCACAGCGCCATTGGGATGATAATGGCTGTTTCCGGCTTTGCCATTCCTTTTGGATTCAGAACGATATTTGCTGAAATAAATCATCCAACTGCCGTAGCTGACTATCTCGCCGGAGTTAAGGTCGTAGCATGGAACGCTTACCTGAATCCGACTTTCTGGATACTTTACCTCCATACGATTTTCGCAGCCCTGTCAGTTGGTGGGTTCGTGGTTGCATACCTGATGGCCATGGAGAAAGATAAAAGAGGTTCAAGAATTGGCTACCGTTACGGATTGGTTTTTCTCGCTGTTCAGATACCGATAGGGATTATTTACTGGGCGTCTCTGGCGGACAGCTCACCGTATATCTTCAGCACAGTAACCTTCGGGCACTTCATACCGGTGCTGACCGCCAAAGTTACGGTGGTTCTTGCCCTGCTGGTTCTGAGCTTAATGTGTTTCATAAAATCTGATCAGGAAGCTTTAAATTACGCAAAATACACCGCAATCCTCTCACTCACTGCCGTCTTTCTGGGAGAGCTTATGAACAGTGGTGCAAGGTACCCGTACATGGTTGTTACTGGAGAAAAGGGCTTGCTTGCTTCGGACTTTTTCAACTTCTATATCGTAATGCCGATGGTTGCAGTGACGGTGATAGTGGCTTTTCTGTTTGTCAGCATTGCAGTTTTTCTGACAGCGATGTTCTATGCTCTGTTTAAGAGGTATCTTCCGGAGATTCCTGAAGAATGA